One window of Hyphomicrobiales bacterium genomic DNA carries:
- a CDS encoding DUF3168 domain-containing protein, with translation MTVETDFRALLAAHAPLTALVGARIALNAVPEGSAFPLVVFAAQHTPTLGLDGTLLAHQATLDVQCWAETAAAADAVADAVVAAAALAPSARGCALLGRTTTHDPEVGKDGTTLSFDWWAV, from the coding sequence ATGACCGTCGAAACCGACTTCCGCGCCCTGCTGGCCGCGCACGCGCCGCTGACGGCGCTGGTGGGTGCCCGCATTGCCCTGAACGCGGTGCCCGAAGGCAGCGCCTTCCCGCTGGTGGTGTTTGCCGCACAGCACACGCCCACGCTGGGCCTGGACGGCACGCTGCTGGCGCACCAGGCCACGCTGGATGTGCAGTGCTGGGCCGAGACGGCCGCCGCGGCGGATGCCGTGGCCGACGCGGTGGTGGCTGCCGCCGCGCTGGCCCCATCTGCCCGCGGCTGCGCGCTGCTGGGCCGCACCACTACGCACGACCCCGAGGTGGGCAAGGACGGCACCACGCTGAGCTTTGACTGGTGGGCCGTGTAG
- a CDS encoding HK97 gp10 family phage protein: MISAKVRGIPDLKAALAGIVPKLRVRALRNALAAGARVVQRVARANTPVLNAASVPVRKGWRKPGTVRKAISVRTSKIARRKGDVGVFVNVRPSKRGQRGARNPNDPFYWRWLEFGAKHMRGSNFLQAGAQRLNEALQVFKHAIGPQIAKLNKPKAPAP; the protein is encoded by the coding sequence ATGATTAGCGCCAAGGTGCGCGGCATACCGGACCTGAAGGCCGCGCTGGCCGGCATCGTGCCCAAGCTGCGCGTGCGGGCCCTGCGCAATGCGCTGGCGGCTGGGGCGCGTGTGGTGCAGCGCGTGGCGCGTGCCAACACCCCGGTGCTCAACGCCGCCAGCGTACCGGTGCGCAAGGGGTGGCGCAAGCCCGGCACCGTGCGCAAGGCCATCAGCGTGCGCACCAGCAAGATCGCGCGGCGCAAGGGCGATGTGGGCGTTTTCGTGAACGTGCGGCCTTCCAAGCGCGGCCAGCGTGGCGCCCGCAACCCGAATGACCCGTTTTACTGGCGCTGGCTGGAGTTTGGCGCCAAGCACATGCGCGGCAGCAACTTCCTGCAGGCTGGGGCCCAGCGCTTGAATGAGGCGCTGCAGGTCTTCAAGCACGCCATCGGCCCGCAGATTGCCAAGCTGAACAAACCCAAGGCACCCGCGCCATGA
- a CDS encoding DUF2163 domain-containing protein yields the protein MTRTIGAGLLAHMQSGATTLAWGLKVTRVDGTVLGWTSHDRPAVISAVTYSADLGLDVASLVSSAGFAVDNTEINILADDAVITRADIMAGVWDGAAFELFQYNWADLAQGRDVRKVGNFGNVRPVRGAYVAELRGLRQRLQASIGGITQATCRYRLGDARCTKALGAFTFAGTLTHVTSQQVVRDSGRAQAAGYFTAGVITFTSGANDGLQFKVKAHAADGTFTLDLPAVAALAVGNTYSVVAGCTKRLAEDCRDKFNNVLNFGGEPHLPGIDQVTAPPVT from the coding sequence GTGACCCGGACAATAGGCGCCGGGCTTCTGGCGCACATGCAAAGCGGCGCCACCACGCTGGCCTGGGGCCTGAAGGTGACGCGGGTGGACGGCACCGTGCTGGGCTGGACATCACACGACCGGCCCGCGGTGATCAGCGCCGTGACGTACAGCGCCGACCTGGGGCTGGACGTGGCCAGCCTGGTCAGCAGCGCGGGCTTTGCGGTGGACAACACCGAGATCAACATCCTGGCCGACGACGCGGTGATCACCCGCGCCGACATCATGGCCGGCGTGTGGGACGGCGCGGCGTTTGAGCTGTTCCAGTACAACTGGGCGGACCTGGCGCAGGGCCGCGATGTGCGCAAGGTGGGCAACTTTGGCAACGTGCGGCCGGTGCGCGGCGCCTACGTGGCTGAGCTGCGCGGCCTGCGCCAGCGGCTGCAGGCCAGCATCGGTGGCATTACCCAGGCCACCTGCCGTTACCGGCTGGGCGATGCGCGCTGCACCAAGGCGCTGGGCGCCTTCACCTTTGCCGGCACGTTGACGCACGTCACCAGCCAGCAGGTGGTGCGCGACAGTGGCCGCGCGCAGGCGGCGGGGTACTTCACCGCGGGCGTGATCACTTTCACCAGCGGGGCCAATGACGGCCTGCAGTTCAAGGTGAAGGCGCACGCGGCGGACGGCACCTTTACGCTGGACCTGCCGGCCGTGGCGGCGCTGGCGGTGGGCAACACCTACAGCGTGGTGGCCGGCTGCACCAAGCGCCTGGCGGAGGACTGCCGCGACAAATTCAACAACGTGCTGAACTTTGGCGGTGAACCGCACCTGCCCGGCATTGACCAGGTAACGGCGCCGCCGGTGACGTGA
- a CDS encoding HK97 family phage prohead protease, with the protein MLMRKHINLQDAVIKMDGDSGSFEGYASVFGGVDSYGDTIVRGAFESTLRNNGKPKMFFNHEWTMPIGKWTTVREDDHGLYVAGELTPGLNVASEVRAAMKHQTLDGLSIGGFLKKGDYDETEGGRVIRRWSSLVEISPVVFPADAAARVDLGSVKGSADLAEAIEEISSVRELESFLRDAGGLTKGAAVALVSRAKVVMGLQGEPAPDTPEAKQLQLLGVRMRLAALAA; encoded by the coding sequence ATGCTGATGCGCAAGCACATCAACCTTCAGGATGCCGTCATCAAGATGGACGGCGACAGCGGCAGCTTCGAAGGCTACGCCAGCGTCTTCGGCGGGGTGGACAGCTACGGCGACACCATCGTGCGCGGCGCGTTCGAAAGCACGCTGCGCAACAACGGCAAGCCCAAGATGTTCTTCAACCACGAATGGACCATGCCGATCGGCAAGTGGACCACCGTGCGCGAAGACGACCACGGCCTGTATGTGGCCGGCGAACTGACGCCGGGCCTGAACGTGGCCAGCGAAGTGCGCGCCGCCATGAAGCACCAGACGCTGGACGGGCTGAGCATCGGCGGCTTTCTGAAAAAGGGCGACTATGACGAAACCGAAGGCGGGCGCGTCATCCGGCGCTGGTCCAGCCTGGTGGAGATTAGCCCGGTGGTTTTCCCGGCTGACGCCGCGGCCCGGGTTGACCTGGGCAGCGTCAAGGGAAGCGCCGACCTGGCCGAAGCCATTGAAGAAATCAGCAGCGTTCGTGAACTTGAGAGCTTTCTGCGGGATGCAGGCGGCCTCACCAAAGGGGCCGCCGTAGCGCTGGTGTCCCGCGCCAAGGTGGTGATGGGACTGCAGGGGGAGCCTGCACCCGACACACCCGAGGCGAAACAACTGCAGCTGCTTGGCGTGCGCATGAGGCTCGCCGCGTTGGCCGCATAG
- a CDS encoding phage portal protein, translated as MALLDSIRGWFGRAGAMGERAGAQASIPSMALVPDTANIGADAALQISTVWACVERRASIIASLPLFAYTQAGNGMKELARASSLYGLLHNSPNARMTPYEFWRAMVMNHDLRGNAYARIERNAAGEATALWPMPADQVTPIVLNDGAMVYQYQIDSDLAIIAAANVLHLKGLGNGTTGLSKLEFMRATTDETAKAQTSAAKIFGSSGKPTGVLMIDRVLKPEQREALQLRFAEMASGNTARLYVLEADMKYQQLSISPEDQQLLETRRFSVEEICRWFDVPPVLVHHANVTTWGSGIEQIVAGFHKFTVRPMLVSIEQAVTKRVMTSQQRATMSVEFNFEALLRGDPAARAQFYATGLQNGYITRNEVRQLENLPRDASPQADALTAQTNLVPLAQLGKASEPVADTDPQSLAAAVAMTINKAAQEDGAQRRHAEIVAALRDANNRPAAPAAAAVSRHSPAHALGAAPC; from the coding sequence ATGGCCCTACTTGACAGCATCCGCGGCTGGTTTGGCCGCGCCGGCGCGATGGGTGAACGGGCCGGCGCACAGGCCAGCATCCCCAGCATGGCGCTGGTGCCCGACACCGCCAACATCGGCGCCGATGCGGCCCTGCAGATCAGCACCGTCTGGGCCTGTGTGGAGCGCCGCGCCAGCATCATTGCCAGCCTGCCGCTGTTTGCCTACACCCAGGCCGGCAACGGCATGAAGGAACTGGCCCGCGCCAGCAGCCTGTACGGCTTGCTGCACAACAGCCCCAATGCGCGGATGACGCCTTACGAATTCTGGCGGGCCATGGTGATGAACCATGACCTGCGCGGCAACGCCTACGCGCGCATCGAACGCAACGCCGCCGGCGAAGCCACCGCGCTGTGGCCCATGCCGGCTGACCAGGTGACGCCCATCGTGCTGAACGATGGCGCCATGGTGTACCAGTACCAGATCGACAGCGACCTGGCCATCATCGCGGCGGCCAACGTGCTGCACCTCAAGGGCCTGGGCAACGGCACCACCGGGCTGTCGAAGCTCGAATTCATGCGGGCCACCACCGACGAAACTGCCAAGGCGCAGACCAGCGCCGCCAAGATATTCGGCAGCAGCGGCAAGCCCACCGGCGTGCTGATGATCGACCGCGTGCTCAAGCCCGAACAGCGCGAAGCCCTGCAGCTGCGCTTTGCCGAGATGGCCAGCGGCAATACCGCCCGGCTGTACGTGCTAGAAGCGGACATGAAGTACCAGCAGCTCAGCATCAGCCCCGAAGACCAGCAGCTGCTGGAGACGCGGCGCTTCAGCGTCGAGGAAATCTGCCGCTGGTTTGACGTGCCGCCCGTGCTGGTGCACCACGCCAACGTCACCACCTGGGGCAGCGGCATTGAACAGATCGTGGCCGGCTTCCACAAGTTCACCGTGCGGCCGATGCTGGTCAGCATCGAGCAGGCGGTGACCAAGCGCGTGATGACATCGCAGCAGCGCGCCACCATGAGCGTGGAATTCAACTTCGAAGCCCTGCTGCGTGGTGATCCAGCCGCACGCGCGCAGTTCTACGCCACCGGCCTGCAAAACGGCTACATCACCCGCAACGAAGTGCGACAGCTTGAAAACCTGCCGCGCGATGCCAGCCCGCAGGCTGACGCGCTGACCGCGCAGACCAACCTGGTGCCGCTGGCCCAGCTTGGCAAGGCCAGTGAACCCGTGGCCGACACTGATCCGCAGAGCCTGGCCGCCGCGGTGGCCATGACCATCAACAAGGCCGCGCAGGAAGACGGAGCCCAGCGCCGCCATGCCGAGATCGTGGCCGCGCTGCGTGACGCCAACAACCGGCCGGCCGCGCCGGCGGCAGCAGCAGTTTCTCGCCATTCACCTGCTCACGCACTAGGAGCCGCACCATGCTGA
- a CDS encoding phage head closure protein, producing MNIAAGLMDQRITLQAPNASVDSLGQRVETWATVVALWANVQPLRGREFFAAGAINSEAQVRVRIRYRAGVTAAMRVLWKGVPHAIVAEPVDVNGGRHTLELLCSAGIRDGAAP from the coding sequence GTGAACATCGCCGCCGGGCTGATGGACCAGCGCATCACGCTGCAGGCGCCCAACGCCAGCGTGGACAGCCTGGGCCAGCGCGTGGAAACCTGGGCCACCGTGGTGGCGCTGTGGGCCAACGTGCAGCCCCTGCGCGGGCGTGAGTTCTTTGCCGCCGGCGCCATCAACAGCGAAGCGCAGGTGCGCGTGCGCATCCGCTACCGGGCCGGCGTGACGGCCGCCATGCGCGTGCTGTGGAAGGGTGTGCCGCACGCCATCGTGGCCGAACCGGTGGACGTGAACGGTGGCCGCCACACGCTGGAGCTGCTGTGCAGCGCCGGCATCCGCGACGGGGCCGCGCCATGA
- a CDS encoding peptidase P60, whose amino-acid sequence MATRAQVAAQARGWIGTPFAHQHRARGVGVDCVGLVIGVARELGLVPEGFDVTGYASVPDGRALPAQCAAVMQPIARDEMGEGDVVLVAWNGGPPQHLGVVCTYRHGGLAMVHADNRAHRCVVETRLLFGRSMCFVGAFRLPGVVA is encoded by the coding sequence ATGGCAACCCGTGCACAAGTGGCCGCGCAAGCGCGCGGCTGGATCGGCACGCCCTTTGCGCACCAGCACCGCGCCCGCGGCGTGGGGGTGGATTGCGTGGGCCTGGTCATCGGCGTGGCGCGTGAGCTGGGCCTGGTGCCCGAAGGCTTTGACGTGACCGGCTACGCCAGCGTGCCCGACGGCCGGGCGCTGCCGGCGCAGTGCGCGGCGGTGATGCAGCCGATTGCCCGGGATGAGATGGGCGAGGGCGATGTGGTGCTGGTGGCCTGGAACGGCGGCCCGCCGCAGCACCTGGGCGTGGTGTGCACCTACCGCCACGGCGGCCTGGCCATGGTGCACGCCGACAACCGCGCGCACCGCTGCGTGGTGGAGACGCGGCTGCTGTTTGGCCGATCGATGTGTTTTGTGGGCGCGTTTCGCTTGCCTGGAGTAGTGGCCTGA
- a CDS encoding phage head-tail connector protein: MSLTLITAPALEPITLSEAKLHLRVDSTDEDALITSLIVAARRLAEHQMGRVLITQTWELRLDEFPDDDIDLPMAGLLGITSVKYLDVANVEQTVAPGNYTLDAAVTPALVRLAAGASWPGTYAVANAVKVRFTAGYGPAAADVPANVVAYIKLQIGALYRHREAFAAGVQVAELPNRFTAALLDGERVYL, encoded by the coding sequence ATGAGCCTGACCCTGATCACAGCGCCGGCGCTGGAGCCCATCACGCTGTCCGAAGCCAAGCTGCACTTGCGCGTTGACAGCACGGACGAAGACGCGCTGATCACCAGCCTGATCGTCGCCGCGCGGCGCCTGGCCGAGCATCAGATGGGCCGCGTGCTGATCACGCAGACTTGGGAACTGAGGCTTGATGAATTCCCGGATGATGACATCGATCTGCCCATGGCTGGCCTGCTGGGCATCACGTCGGTCAAGTACCTGGACGTGGCCAACGTCGAGCAGACCGTAGCGCCGGGCAACTACACGCTGGACGCCGCCGTGACGCCTGCCCTGGTGCGGCTGGCTGCCGGCGCCAGCTGGCCCGGCACCTATGCGGTGGCCAATGCGGTGAAGGTGCGCTTCACGGCCGGCTACGGCCCCGCGGCTGCCGACGTGCCGGCCAATGTGGTGGCATACATCAAGCTGCAGATCGGCGCGCTGTACCGGCACCGCGAAGCGTTTGCCGCCGGCGTGCAGGTGGCCGAGCTGCCCAACCGCTTCACGGCCGCGCTGCTGGACGGTGAAAGGGTCTACCTGTGA
- a CDS encoding DUF2460 domain-containing protein, whose protein sequence is MAFYESPRFPDAIAYGALGGPEFLTTVVASGSGREARNAAWAYPKHRWDVSQGINGQADFETLRAFFMTMRGRFHAWRFKDWADYTATHTTGVVTGITATTFQLTKRYTSGAQTLDRIITKPVTGTLEVKVSGVVTAHAVDTTTGVVTIGTAPAAANVTWAGEFDVPMRFDTDRLQGRIESRNAQAGLLHLWDSIPIVEVRV, encoded by the coding sequence ATGGCCTTCTACGAATCCCCCCGCTTCCCGGACGCAATAGCCTACGGCGCGCTGGGCGGGCCTGAGTTCTTGACCACCGTGGTGGCCAGCGGCTCGGGCCGCGAGGCGCGCAACGCGGCCTGGGCCTACCCCAAGCACCGCTGGGACGTGAGCCAGGGCATCAACGGCCAGGCGGACTTCGAGACGCTGCGCGCGTTCTTCATGACCATGCGCGGGCGCTTCCACGCCTGGCGCTTCAAGGACTGGGCGGACTACACCGCCACGCACACCACGGGCGTGGTGACGGGCATCACGGCGACCACCTTTCAGCTGACGAAGCGCTACACCAGCGGCGCGCAGACGCTGGACCGCATCATCACCAAGCCGGTGACGGGCACGCTGGAGGTGAAGGTCAGCGGCGTGGTGACGGCGCACGCGGTGGACACCACCACGGGCGTGGTCACCATCGGCACGGCGCCGGCGGCGGCCAACGTGACCTGGGCGGGTGAATTTGACGTGCCCATGCGCTTTGACACCGACCGGCTGCAGGGCCGCATCGAGTCGCGCAACGCGCAGGCCGGGCTGCTGCACCTGTGGGACAGCATACCGATCGTTGAGGTGCGGGTGTGA
- a CDS encoding phage major capsid protein — translation MSLELILKACEGIETKLKTVSEKADGEIATLGKVTADTKTAMETLGTEQRVLADRIQQLEQRATPVEGAKAKEDSWGAQLIKAKSYEAFAGGHTNKLRVEVKNTLTGSDSNVAPARAPGVVSGAFQPLTLESFLPSMNTASNAIEFTRENVFTNSAAEAAEGTQKAESALTWTLVNMPISTVAHWIKISRQLAADNSALASYVDTRMRYGVNLKVETQLGAGDGVAPNISGVLDSGNFTAHGYTNAALTAISATFKKLILIRKMLADTWAAGFPADGILLNPADWATIEIELLTTAAGQQLYSVSDGGVPRLFGVPVIQSIGMTADNVAVGAFGQAYMIHNREGVVVEMSDSDSDNFTKNLITIRAERRLALATERPAAVRAGDLTPA, via the coding sequence ATGTCTCTCGAACTCATCCTGAAGGCCTGCGAAGGCATCGAAACCAAGCTCAAGACCGTCAGCGAAAAGGCCGACGGCGAGATCGCCACGCTGGGCAAGGTCACCGCCGACACCAAGACGGCAATGGAAACCCTGGGCACTGAGCAGCGCGTGCTGGCTGACCGCATCCAGCAGTTGGAACAGCGCGCCACGCCCGTGGAAGGCGCCAAGGCCAAGGAAGACAGCTGGGGCGCCCAGCTGATCAAGGCCAAGAGCTATGAAGCCTTTGCCGGCGGGCACACCAACAAGCTGCGCGTGGAAGTGAAGAACACGCTCACCGGCAGCGACAGCAACGTGGCGCCAGCCCGCGCGCCCGGCGTGGTGAGCGGCGCCTTCCAGCCGCTGACGCTGGAGAGCTTCCTGCCCAGCATGAACACCGCCAGCAACGCCATCGAGTTCACGCGCGAAAACGTGTTCACCAACAGCGCGGCAGAAGCGGCTGAAGGTACGCAGAAGGCTGAATCCGCGCTGACCTGGACGCTGGTCAACATGCCCATCAGCACCGTGGCGCACTGGATCAAGATCAGCCGCCAGCTGGCCGCTGACAACAGCGCGCTGGCCAGCTACGTGGACACCCGCATGCGCTACGGCGTCAACCTGAAGGTGGAAACGCAGCTTGGCGCCGGCGACGGCGTGGCGCCCAACATCAGCGGCGTGCTGGACAGCGGCAACTTCACCGCGCACGGCTACACCAATGCCGCGTTGACGGCCATCAGCGCCACGTTCAAGAAGCTGATCCTGATCCGCAAGATGCTGGCCGACACCTGGGCGGCTGGCTTCCCGGCTGACGGCATTCTGCTGAACCCGGCCGACTGGGCCACGATCGAGATCGAGCTGCTGACCACCGCAGCCGGCCAGCAGCTGTACAGCGTCAGCGATGGCGGTGTGCCGCGCTTGTTTGGCGTGCCGGTGATCCAGAGCATCGGCATGACGGCCGACAACGTGGCCGTGGGCGCCTTCGGCCAGGCCTACATGATCCACAACCGCGAAGGCGTGGTGGTGGAGATGTCCGACAGCGACAGCGACAACTTCACCAAGAACCTGATCACCATCCGTGCCGAGCGCCGCCTGGCGCTGGCCACGGAGCGCCCGGCCGCGGTGCGCGCTGGTGACCTGACGCCGGCCTAA